Proteins encoded together in one Lathyrus oleraceus cultivar Zhongwan6 chromosome 5, CAAS_Psat_ZW6_1.0, whole genome shotgun sequence window:
- the LOC127080611 gene encoding uncharacterized protein LOC127080611 codes for MGARLEQQPVRQEVSEEQPRRVMMVNRDQDANEVIHRVRQENMMENNLTTMIERITAQNGLNTGLRRPNYTSPLSEYVLQTELPRDCKIPKFTKFSGNTSESTIEHIARYMTEVGDLANSENLRMKYFPSSLTKNAFTWFTTLPPNSIDTWPHLERLFHEQFYMGQTKISLKELASIKRKFTEPIDDYLNRFRLLKSRCFIVVPEHELVEMAAGGLDYSIRKNLDTQYLRDMAQLADRVRQVERLKAEKARANKNYKKERVAYVEVEDEESGISNDPYGLEEFEVDLAELKEAPPYACKLLTPSNGRNPVETEKNDRFPKKTYTFDVTKYDKIFDLLVKDGQMIVPPNTKIPPLEQRKKRGFCKYHNFLGHKTSQCFLFRDLIQNAIKDGRLKFADRGRNQMKVDADPLNIADTNYVEPVEINMIDMVEVEVVKEAGIKGYVLVGKQATDGLNNDVPFGISVEGEQVADVEPKATGGLNGKTTEATEGLRKKFEEISIADGANLGVNMVDLNQPSQRWRKWRGV; via the coding sequence ATGGGGGCAAGATTAGAACAACAGCCAGTTCGACAGGAAGTCTCTGAAGAACAACCTAGGAGAGTAATGATGGTTAATAGAGACCAAGATGCAAACGAAGTAATTCATAGGGTTAGGCAAGAAAACATGATGGAAAATAACTTAACTACCATGATAGAGAGAATCACGGCCCAGAATGGTCTGAATACAGGACTTCGACGACCAAATTATACCTCTCCTTTATCAGAATACGTCCTACAAACTGAATTACCAAGGGATTGTAAAatccctaagttcaccaaattctcagggAACACTAGTGAATCCACTATAGAACACATAGCCAGATACATGACTGAGGTAGGGGATTTGGCGAACAGTGAGAACCTAAGAATGAAATATTTCCCCAGTTCTTTAACGAAGAATGCCTTCACGTGGTTTACAACTTTGCCACCAAATTCCATAGATACTTGGCCTCATTTGGAGAGATTatttcatgaacaattctacatgggccAAACTAAGATAAGTCTTAAGGAATTAGCCAGTATTAAAAGAAAATTCACTGAACCTATAGATGATTATCTGAATAGGTTTCGTTTGTTGAAATCTAGATGCTTTATAGTAGTGCCTGAACATGAATTGGTTGAAATGGCCGCTGGAGGGTTAGACTATTCCATTAGGAAAAATTTAGATACCCAGTATCTAAGAGATATGGCCCAATTAGCAGATAGGGTTCGACAGGTCGAACGTTTAAAAGCTGAAAAGGCCAGAGCGAATAAGAATTATAAGAAAGAAAGGGTTGCTTATGTCGAAGTCGAAGATGAGGAGTCTGGAATCTCTAATGACCCTTATGGTCTCGAGGAATTCGAAGTAGATTTGGCTGAATTAAAAGAAGCACCACCTTATGCTTGTAAATTACTTACACCTTCGAATGGCAGGAACCCTGTCGAAACTGAAAAGAATGATAGATTTCCTAAAAAGACTTACACATTTGATGTTACCAAATATGATAAAATCTTCGATTTATTAGTAAAAGATGGCCAAATGATAGTGCCTCCTAATACCAAAATTCCTCCGTTAGAACAACGGAAGAAAAGAGGCTTCTGTAAATATCACAATTTTTTAGGCCATAAAACCTCACAAtgctttcttttcagggatcttattCAGAATGCAATTAAGGATGGCCGCCTCAAGTTCGCTGACAGGGGGAGAAACCAGATGAAGGTTGACGCTGACCCCCTCAACATTGCTGACACAAATTATGTTGAACCTGTCGAAATCAACATGATTGACATGGTGGAAGTGGAGGTTGTGAAGGAAGCAGGAATTAAAGGCTATGTACTAGTTGGAAAACAGGCTACTGATGGCCTAAATAATGATGTTCCCTTTGGAATTTCTGTTGAAGGTGAACAGGTTGCTGATGTCGAACCAAAGGCCACTGGAGGTCTTAATGGGAAGACAACTGAGGCTACTGAGGGCCTAAGGAAGAAATTTGAGGAAATTTCAATCGCTGATGGCGCCAATCTAGGTGTCAACATGGTGGATCTGAACCAACCCTCCCAGAGATGGAGGAAGTGGAGAGGTGTCTGA